The genomic stretch tcaagattagtggattaagtccttgttgaaggcgaaatcaccttggccgggtggactggagtagctttgtgttataagcgaaccagtataaaatccttgtgtgattttcattttgaaaaagcgcttattttccaaacaattcaaaccccccctttcttgtttttatcaccttcaattggtatcagagcctggttctgttattgattttctaatcaaacacttaacagtgtagagagatccagaacgagaaaaactatggcccacacaaatgaaaaggatagttacaatgctaagcctcctgtctttgatggagaaaaattcgattactggaaagatagaatcgaaagtttctttctaggttatgatgctgatctctgggacattgtcatagatggatacaaacctcctgtcacagaggatgaAGCTGAAGTTCCCAAAAGTaaaatgtcagatgatcagaagcgagttttcaagaatcatcacaaggccagaaccatactcctcaatgctatatcttacaacgagtatgaaaagatcaccaacagagaaacagccaaagatatacttgactctctaaggatgactcatgaaggaaactctcaggtcaaagagacaaaggctctggcgcttatccaaaaatatgaagctttcaaaatggaagatgatgaagccatagaggcaatgttctctagattccaaactctgattgcaggtctcaaagttctagacaaaggatacacaactgcagaccacgtcaaaaagatagtcagaagtctgccaaagaaatggagactcatggttactgctctgaagctgtcaaaggatctgaacaatatcagtcttgaagaacttgttagctccctcagaagtcatgagatagaactagaggaagacgagcctcagaaaaggaacaagtccatagcattaaagtccagatatgaaagacgcaaacctgacagaaccaaagctctccaggcagaaactgaagatactgatgactctgaactagaagattctgatgatgaagaagaattatccctcctgaccagaagagttaaacaactctggaaaaagaggaacaacaacttcagaagatcaagacccagaggggatcgatcagaatcaacctcaaaaggtacaactaacaaagatattacttgttatgaatgtaaagaaacaggtcactacaggaatgaatgccccaagttaaagaaagacaatcctagaaaagaaagtttcaagaaaaataccttcaggacaaagaaaggattaatggctacctgggatgatagtgaatctgggtcatcagaatctgactctgatgaaaaggccaacgtggcacttatggctaccacatccaggagcagctcagatgaagaatctgaagaggtattctctgaactctctcgatcagatctagaatcatgcttgtcagaaactcttagctcatatcagaaattaaaacaaaagcttaaaaacataaaaggctgtcttaaagcaaaatttgaagaatgtggcaagcttgagataacaattctagcGCGAGAAGATACAATaagatctttaacattagaaagagatggagcaaaaagaaaaagcttagaattagaagaagcgttgtctcaagcaccacaaacttcaaataaaataatttttgaatacgaagaagcctttcaggaatttctgaaaaatggaataggtaggagtattatggcatccatgatttatggagtcagtcagaacaataaaaagggaattgggtatgatcctaaggaagttaaaacttcttctagtgaccaacttaaatctccattttcatatcactatacacacacacaagaacaaaaatttgaaaatgctagaaaacccaaagttatgagaaactctgggaagactgatcaaagaggacccaagagattctgggtaccaaaagataagattgtgtatgttgcagatatcctatgcagcaaagttcagacaccagtcatggtacctggactctggatgctcgcgacacatgacgggaagaaagtctatgttcaaaagcctggaacttaaagatgctggattcgtaggtttcggaggagatcagaaaggaaggatcagaggctccggaactattggtaatggtactcttccctctatatctgatgttctttacgtagaaggattaatgcataacttgttatccataagtcaattaagtgataacggttatgatgtaatctttaatcaaaaaacatgtaaaaccattaatcagaacgatggctctgtccttttcacaggcaagaggaaaaacaacatttataaaattaatctttctgatttaaaagaacaaaatgttaaatgtctgatgtctgttcataaagagcaatgggtatggcatagacgcttgggccacattagcatgaggaaactttctcagctaaacaaacttgagttagtcagaggcctacctaaactgaagttttctttagatgctctgtgtgaagcatgtcagaaaggaaaattttctaaaacatcttttaaaaagaaaaatgttgtttctacctctaagcctctggaacttctccacattgacttatttggtcctgtgaaaacagcatcagtcaatggaaagaagtatggactagtcattgttgatgattacagtcgctggacatgggtgaaattcctaaagcacaagagtgagtctcactctgtattcactagtttttgctccaaagtgcaaaaagaatttgactctaaaattattagagttagaagtgatcatggtggggaatttgaaaacaaagattttgaagaattatttgactctaatggaatatcccatgatttctcctgccctagaactccacaacaaaatggagttgtagagaggaagaataggacactccaagagatggccagaaccatgatcaatgaatctaatgtggcaaagcacttttgggcagaagctgtaaatacagcatgttacattcagaatagaatctctataagacctattctggaaaagactccctatgaactgtgtaaaggaagaaaaccaaacatttcatattttcatccttttggatgttcttgctttatcttaaacactaaagaacatctgaacaagtttgattccaaagcacagaaaggtattatgttaggatactcagaacgctctaaaggctacagagtatacaacacagaaaccaaaattgtggaagaatcaattcatgtcagatttgatgataagcttgaccctgaaaagtcaaagctagttgaagattttgcagatttagaaatcatccttgcaggttctgataaaactccagaagcaactgtcactcagaattctgaagaaattaaatccccagaaatcccaaagaaagttaaaagtcgtatcaatgtatctgaagatttgattctgggaaacaaaggcgaacctgttagaaccagatctactttcaggacctctgaagatactcctctgggactagtgtctctgattgagcctatgtcctgtgatgaagcacttcaagataacgactgggtttcagccatgcaagaagaattagatcaattcacaaagaatgatgtctgggatcttgttccaaagcccagaggcactcacatcattggaaccagatgggtattcagaaacaagctgaatgagaaaggagaagtcgtcagaaacaaagctcgactggtagctcaaggttatagtcaacaagaaggtattgattataatgaaacttttgctccagtcgcaaggttaaaatctattcgtcttcttgtatcttttgctattaaccattctattaaattatatcaaatggatgtcaagagtgcattccttaatggttatatatcagaagaagtgtatgtcaaccaacctccaggttttgaaaatccaaattttccagaacatgtttttaaacttaaaaaatctttatatgggcttaaacaagctcccagagcttggtatgaacgtttaagcaactttcttctggaacacaattttatcagagggaaagttgactccacactcttctgtaagaaccttaacaatgatctcatgatatgccagatatacgttgatgatattatttttggttcagttaacgcctctgtttgtcaagaattctctaagttaatgcaggcagaatttgaaatgagcttaatgcaagaactaaagttctttctgggaattcaaattaaccaaacttcagaagttacaaatgttcatcaaagcaaatatattaaagatgttctgaagaaatttgacatggctgactgcaactctgcaaaaactccaatgcatctaacatgcattcttgaaaaggaagaagtaagcgcaaaggtttgtcagaagctctatagaggtatgataggctctcttctctatctgactgctactcgtcctgatattctctttagtgtctgtctctgtgctagattccaatcagatcctagagaatctcatttaacagcagttaagagaattcttaagtatctgaaaggaactcctaacctgggcctgatgtataagaaaacatcagagtatagactttctggttactgtgatgcagattatgcaggagatagactagaacgaaaaagcacatctagaaattgccagcttctgggaaacaatctaatatcctgggctagcaaaagacagtcaactatcgctctatcaactgcagaagcagaatatatctcagcatcactgtgcacaactcagatgctctggatgaagcatcggttagaagatctgcaaatctttgagagtaacattcctatcttctgtgataatactgttgccatttgtctaagtaagaatcccattctacattccagagctaaacacattgaaataaaacatcattttatcagagactatgttcagaaaggaatagtaacattgaagttcattgatacaaatcatcaatgggctgatatctttactaagcctctagctgaagatagatttctttttatcttagaaaatctgaacattcgaaattgccctgaatgaagtgtggctctgaagatgtaaaatgagactctgacataaacaaatgtgtttctgcctctaactctgatacttctaccagttaagaagatatctgagttagaaatctccaggaaccaatcctttggtattcctgaagatcagatacatcaacacgtggagcacttagcgtccaaccctagaacttctagatagctgtccagaagaaaatcaaaggacgtttgagatctcctcgagcagtgtgcatactgttgggattagaccctcattaatgagccttaatcatgtctccccccaagcgtgctaacttgattcttgtgctaacgctgaaatgtgtgtcgttttgcatgtgttttcatttagggtatttaaacacttttctcacatttcacatACCTTATCCTCTCCTCAGACCCAGAAAACTCTGACCCTAACTccccaaccttagcccaaattcaggctcaaaaccttgcttcacaacaaccaacacaaacacaatctgaagcaacttcacctcctccagaacaaacaaccaacattacttctgaagaccaaccttctgaaactcaaccctctgacctccacacctctgatatcacccctccaaacacctctgctgaacctgaagctgaagctgaaactgaacctttaccattagacttaaaccctctttacgcttcaccccaaagatctgaacctcaacctgaagcagaatctgaacctctaaccttaaatctcagccctccaacctcttcacctcaaacctctgaacctggcctttctatacctacccttgaggaagccataatgctgtTCGTTGGGGCTTCggtacaaaaggtcaagtctctgaccattaactctgaagtcagtgatgctcctgactctgtaaggacacactggaacagagtcattggctggatgacctctgaggcttttaaactgaagcacatctctgaacaagtcagaaacgactttatcagagatgctgaggcaagactccaggaaagacttgcaagagaagctgaagctagaaggctagaggaagagagattggcaaaggaagctgaagaagaagctagaaggctggaggaagaaaaagcaagggaagctgaaattCTGAGggtaaaggaagctgaagctaaagctctggctgatgctgctgctgctgctgacgctgaagcacaagctgctgctgaagctgaagcaatggccgctgctgaagcacaaCAGGCTCTGACTTAGGGGGAGTCCTCATCTGTTGTTCCCATGGTTCTCCAGACTctggaagaactgaagaaagatcagaaggaactccgggccagaatggataagcaagacactgtcaacgacaacattcagaacatgctggctttgttgcttcagagaatgcctccgcctccgaacccttaggcacttaggattttgttgTTTGCcttctttgttttgttttctgatgtttacttgttccttttgcctctattgctttttatctgaatacaatgtttttctcttcaattatttatttttgcaatgtctttttgattctgacaaaaagggggagaagtcattaataaCTCTGATGAAAATAatgtctaaataccttaagcactctgcaacatatttttcttaaaaattaatttatctaactctagacttaagaaattgcagaaggtatcaagaaacctcattgcttggaagctctggtaagaacttctgaactccctagcctatctcagggggagctcttgtctatctgatctgatattgtttatgtttcatctgctaattaagtttgttttgtcatcatcaaaaagggggagattgtaagaacaaaaattgttctacatcagattccatgattttgatgataacaaaggatgaaaccaaaaatggcaccctaacgaaaagtttctaagtgtgcagggttctaaggaaagaaggaagaattgatcagatacataatcatatcagatacaaattatcaaaagaccagaagcatctgaagtagaaacacgttcaagaaagtctaactctgagcaaaacagcaaaatatcagaagcatctgaacaagaagtacgctctagaagttctgattctgaacaacggtatgtcaaacttcagaagctcttggcgctatctgaagaaatcatcagaactcaagagatcaacatcagaagctagatagcagattccaagatctccagaaacatgaagactctgattatggaattgctaaataaggaagagtaacgttaacttcaaataaagttatggaaatggatttcctaaatacaggaagagacgttaactccaaaaatacaaatgataaggaactatttgtggtaagtagtcattcaagaagagaaagttgctttgacaacaagcaacataagatatggcactaattattattcaagagttattatctgccatgatttttcaacggatccttctcttctatataaaggactgcaaatcaacattcagtacaAGATATACAACAagattttactgaaacatcaacacacaaaaatactgtttattctctcaatcttcacgaagcttttgcttagtacGTGAAATACTTTGTTCTTtttgttgtaatatttgcttatcttagaagcactctagattacataagctttcatctattgttctattttcctcaagtgactctgtgtagtctgtagacttgagaggactaagagatctttctcttagacgttgtttgtaaacaatctttcaagattagtggattaagtccttgttgaaggcgaaatcaccttggccgggtggactggagtagctttgtgttataagcgaaccagtataaaatccttgtgtgattttcattttgaaaaagcgcttattttccaaactattcaaccccccccccccctttcttgtttttctcaccttcatatgagccattgaagtttgatttcccaGATGAAGACATTATGTTGGTGAAAGATTGTGAAACTCCAAGCCCAGATGAAGGTCCCGAGCCAGGTTCCTGTTGGAAGACGATgtttgatggttcctccaattgcATGGGGCATGGTGTGGAAGTTGTGTTGATGAATCCCAATGGTGGGTATACTCCTTTCACATCAAGATTGTGTTTTGAATGTACCAACAATATTGCAGAGTATGAATCATGTATCTTAGGTATTGAAGCTGCAATTGACACCCGAATCAAGATCCTTAAAGTATATGGAGACTTAGCCTTGGTTATCTACCaagtcaaaggagaatgggaaactcgtGATGAGAAGTTAATCCCATATCGTGCCCACATTATGGAATTGATAAAGTACTTTGATGAAATCACCTTCCATCATGTTCCGAGAGCAGAAAATCAGatagcagatgctttggctatgttAGCCTTTATGTTCCAAGTCAGATTTCTCAATGAGGCACCACTCATCAAAATTGAGAGGAAAACTGCACCAGCCTATTGCCTATTGGTTGAAGAAGAAATTGACGAGAAACCGTGGTTCTATGATATCATGAACTACTTACAAAATCAAGAATACCCAGTAAATGCAACAACCCtagataagaagactttaaggagGTTGGCATCCAAATTCTTCCTTAGCAACGAGGTGCTATATAAAAAGAAACTATaacatggttctactcagatgcgtggacagacacgaagcagacctgttgatcAAAGAGATTCATAAAGGATCATTTGGAACTCAcgccaatggacatgccatgtCTAGGAAGATCttgagagctggttattattggttgaccatggaatctgattgtttcaacTATGCCAAAAAATGTCAcaaatgtcaaatctatgctgacaaggtgcacgtgcctccgacactgttgaatgttttatcatcaccttggcctttcgcaatgtggggcatcgacatgattgggtaaattgagcctaaagcttccaatggtcaccgtttcatcttggttgcaatgactacttcaccaaatgggtagaagctACGTCATACGCCAACGTGATGAAGCAAGTGGTTGCCCGCTTCATTAAGAACCAAATTAATTGTCGCTATGGAGTTCCAAGCATAATTATCACGGATAATGGGAcaaatttgaacaacaaaataatgaaagagttgtgtgagaccttcaagattgaacatcacaactcttctccgtctcgtccgaagatgaatggagttgttgaagccgcaaataagaatatcaagaaaatcctgcaaaagatggtgaaaacttacaaagattggcatgaaatgttaCCCTTTGCTTTGTATGGATACAGAACCTTAGTtctcacttcaacaggggtaacccctttctctctaTTATATGGGATGGAtgcagttctcccaattgaagtagagataccatctttgagagtcttgatggagaccaagctagaggaagctgaatggatccagaatagatatgaccaattgaacctcattgatgagaagagaatgacttctatgtgtcatggtcagttgtaaCAGAAGCGGATCAAGAGGGCGTTTGACAAAAAAGTCCATCTTCGTGAATTCAAAGAAGGAGATCTAGtactcaagaagatcttgccCGTACACAAGGATATGCGTGGAAAGTGGAgtccgaattatgaaggtccatatatTGTGAAGAAAGCATTCTCTGGAGGTtccttgattctcacaactatggatggtgaagagcttgcgcaccctgtgaactctgatgcggtaaaaaaatattatgcctaaatAAAACCCACTAAgtcgaaaacctaaaaaggcgaCTAAGGCAAAAAAATGGGTATCTAGGAGGATCATAACCTATGAaggagatccaggaaaaagttaggggtaaaaataaaaaaatgaaagctcgctaagttgaaaacccgaaagggcgacttaggcaaaaagagcgttctggtggattgaaaacccgaaagggaggtccaggcaaaaattagggacaaaaggcatTTGACTGTATCAGATTGTTTACCATTACTAAAGAATCAAAGTTGAAGATCAATCCAGTTGCTCTCGTCAGAAGCAAAGTTTTGGGAAAATCTTAGTTATTAGGGATAGTAGTGGTTATtggattcaatgtaaacctttccctaTTTCCATCTTCGAAATGTAATACTCCATGGAGCTTTTGCCACTTGCAagctaccattcttgaataaaaaAATAGACTTTTCCTATCAATTTTTTCATTTGTACTTCTCTTACCTTTCCTTGTTATGCAAAACGTTATTTGTTTGTTAATaatgatttttgaaaatgaaaaggttttgaaaaaaaaatattttgaaaaaacTTTGAAAAACCTAATTTTTATTTGACATATGGAAACATTGAAAGGTAAATGTTTTGTCTTCCCAATAAGTCTCAAGGTTGCAGAAGCATTTTTACACTGTCAATATAGAAATCCCCATTGAAGTCTAAACTGACAAGCACTCTTGGATAAATCCTTCGATTGTGTGCAACTC from Lathyrus oleraceus cultivar Zhongwan6 chromosome 7, CAAS_Psat_ZW6_1.0, whole genome shotgun sequence encodes the following:
- the LOC127103089 gene encoding uncharacterized protein LOC127103089 — protein: MLVKDCETPSPDEGPEPGSCWKTMFDGSSNCMGHGVEVVLMNPNGGYTPFTSRLCFECTNNIAEYESCILGIEAAIDTRIKILKVYGDLALVIYQVKGEWETRDEKLIPYRAHIMELIKYFDEITFHHVPRAENQIADALAMLAFMFQVRFLNEAPLIKIERKTAPAYCLLVEEEIDEKPWFYDIMNYLQNQEYPVNATTLDKKTLRRLASKFFLSNEVLYKKKL